One Glycocaulis abyssi DNA window includes the following coding sequences:
- a CDS encoding leucyl aminopeptidase yields the protein MHIKFSSKPTGDALAVAVYEKASLSPSAKALEEASGGSVTRAIKASRFTGDAGQVLEIAAPSGVKAARVVLFGLGSKKSANGNVYEKAVAAAVKQLLLGGTQTLSVHIDAEDGELSSRAALGATMAAYRFDQYRTKLKADKKPSLTTVEIVAADDKAAKKAWKSWESVAEGVKLARDLVMEPANILHPEEYAKRIAKLEKEGLEVEILGEAQMKKLGMGALLGVSQGSVREAKLAIMRWNGGKEGDKPLAFVGKGLTFDTGGISLKPGAGMEDMKGDMGGSAAVVGLMRALAGRKAKVNVVGVVALVENMPDGNAQRPGDVVTSMSGQTIEILNTDAEGRLVLADALWYTQETFDPAFIVDLATLTGAVLIALGHEHAAIFSNDDKLADRLYAAGKASDEGVWRLPIGPEYDRHIDSDIADMKNLGQGRNAGSIAGAVFLQRYVNGKPWVHMDIAGTAMYAGSKDPRLPAFGTGYGVRVLDRFVRDFYEN from the coding sequence CGTCGAAACCCACCGGCGATGCTCTGGCCGTCGCCGTTTACGAGAAGGCGAGCCTGTCGCCATCGGCCAAGGCGCTGGAGGAGGCAAGCGGCGGCAGCGTTACCCGCGCCATCAAGGCTTCGCGCTTTACCGGTGATGCCGGCCAGGTGCTGGAAATTGCAGCTCCCTCCGGCGTCAAGGCCGCGCGGGTTGTCCTGTTCGGGCTGGGTTCAAAAAAGTCTGCGAACGGCAATGTGTACGAGAAAGCTGTTGCGGCAGCGGTCAAGCAGCTTCTGCTGGGCGGCACGCAGACCCTGTCGGTTCATATCGATGCCGAGGATGGTGAGCTTTCTTCGCGCGCTGCGCTGGGTGCGACGATGGCTGCTTACCGGTTCGACCAGTACCGCACCAAGCTGAAGGCGGACAAAAAGCCGTCCCTGACGACGGTCGAGATTGTTGCGGCAGACGACAAGGCCGCCAAGAAGGCATGGAAGAGCTGGGAATCGGTGGCTGAAGGCGTGAAGCTGGCCCGCGATCTCGTCATGGAGCCGGCCAACATCCTGCACCCGGAAGAGTACGCCAAGCGTATTGCCAAGCTGGAGAAGGAAGGTCTGGAAGTTGAAATACTGGGCGAAGCCCAGATGAAGAAGCTCGGCATGGGCGCGCTTCTGGGTGTCAGCCAGGGTTCGGTACGCGAAGCGAAGCTCGCCATCATGCGCTGGAATGGCGGCAAGGAGGGTGACAAGCCGCTCGCCTTTGTCGGCAAGGGCCTGACCTTCGATACGGGCGGCATCTCACTCAAGCCCGGAGCCGGCATGGAAGACATGAAGGGCGATATGGGCGGCTCTGCTGCCGTGGTCGGCCTGATGCGCGCGCTGGCGGGCCGCAAGGCGAAAGTCAATGTGGTCGGCGTCGTCGCTCTGGTGGAAAACATGCCTGACGGTAATGCCCAGCGCCCCGGCGATGTGGTCACCTCCATGTCCGGCCAGACCATCGAGATCCTGAACACCGATGCCGAAGGCCGCCTCGTGCTCGCCGATGCGCTCTGGTACACGCAGGAGACGTTTGATCCGGCTTTCATTGTCGATCTGGCAACGCTGACCGGCGCGGTGCTGATTGCGCTCGGCCATGAGCACGCCGCCATTTTCTCCAATGATGACAAGCTGGCTGACCGGCTTTACGCGGCAGGCAAGGCATCCGACGAGGGCGTGTGGCGCCTGCCCATCGGGCCGGAATATGACCGTCATATCGACAGCGATATCGCCGACATGAAAAATCTGGGGCAGGGCCGCAATGCCGGCTCGATTGCTGGCGCGGTGTTCCTGCAGCGCTATGTCAACGGCAAGCCGTGGGTCCACATGGATATCGCCGGAACGGCCATGTATGCGGGATCCAAGGACCCACGCCTGCCAGCCTTCGGGACGGGTTATGGCGTGCGTGTGCTCGACCGTTTCGTCCGCGATTTCTACGAGAACTGA
- a CDS encoding DNA polymerase III subunit chi, which yields MAELWFYHLEKAGVGDVLPGLLQKVLERGSRALVVAPDDETAASLDTQLWTFRDESFLPHGRDNEPHAPRQPVLISTETRNVNQADMLFCLGGVDPGNLEEWNRVIVLFEDSDDAAKQGARSLWSAMKKSGTTVSYWKQSDQGRWEKQG from the coding sequence ATGGCCGAGCTCTGGTTCTATCATCTGGAGAAGGCCGGTGTGGGCGATGTCCTGCCCGGTCTTCTCCAGAAGGTGCTGGAGCGCGGCTCGCGCGCGCTTGTGGTCGCGCCCGATGACGAAACGGCCGCCAGTCTGGACACGCAGCTCTGGACATTTCGTGATGAAAGCTTCCTGCCGCACGGGCGCGATAACGAGCCCCATGCGCCTCGTCAGCCGGTGCTGATCTCCACCGAAACCCGCAATGTGAACCAGGCAGACATGCTGTTCTGTCTTGGCGGCGTTGATCCGGGCAACCTTGAGGAGTGGAATCGCGTTATCGTGCTGTTCGAGGATAGCGATGACGCGGCCAAGCAGGGCGCGCGGTCTTTGTGGTCCGCCATGAAAAAGTCGGGAACGACGGTATCCTACTGGAAACAGTCCGATCAGGGACGCTGGGAGAAACAGGGATGA
- a CDS encoding I78 family peptidase inhibitor translates to MIRHFAAFASLAMLAACATADGATENDVVDLSEGRECPAQQFQLLVGQLRDEVDTSTLPVPYRMYGRGDAVTMDYRPDRLNVVIGDDGRVERVACG, encoded by the coding sequence ATGATCAGGCACTTTGCCGCTTTTGCTTCGCTGGCCATGCTGGCCGCCTGCGCCACCGCCGATGGTGCGACCGAGAATGATGTGGTTGACCTCTCCGAGGGGCGCGAGTGTCCTGCCCAGCAGTTCCAGCTGCTTGTCGGCCAGCTGCGTGACGAGGTCGATACCTCGACCCTGCCGGTGCCCTACCGCATGTATGGCCGCGGCGACGCCGTGACGATGGATTATCGGCCCGACCGGCTGAATGTTGTCATTGGCGATGATGGCCGCGTGGAGCGCGTTGCCTGCGGGTAG
- a CDS encoding ABC-F family ATP-binding cassette domain-containing protein, producing the protein MLHINDLTYRIEGRILFEQATLFLPAKTKMGLVGRNGTGKSTLFRLIRGEASPESGDIRIQPGMRMGSVEQEAPGGPVSIIDFVLAADTERASLLAEAETATDPNRIADIQTRLADIDAHSAEARAGAILHGLGFSNEEQQRPCSAFSGGWRMRAALAATLFARPDLLLLDEPTNYLDLEGAVWLENYLQKFPGSVLLISHDRGLLNASIDMIAHLKDARLTVWDGGYDQFEKQLAERQRLTMKLVEKQEDERRRLQAFVDRFKAKATKARQAQSRVKRLEKMQPVATSVADPVAPFDLPIAPRRMANPLVRLDGAATGYDEDTIILKNMDLRIDVDDRIGLLGRNGAGKSTFAKLLTGQIPVLSGAMRMHKKLEIAHFAQHQIDALHPNTSAYQHILELMPDATEAQRRARLARFGLPGDRQETPAKDLSGGEKARLLMNLISFHGAHLLILDEPTNHLDMDSRAALMDAINTYEGAVILISHDRHLIEACVDRLWIAEGGTVKPYEGDMDEYRKQLLRPETEGNGRGKVKPDAKLERRRDAAEARSKLKPLKAEALKWEREAERLKGVLATIDKGLSVPGLWEKDPGLAAELTKKRARAEELIDAAEMKWLEADEAYEQAREAAGV; encoded by the coding sequence ATGCTGCATATCAACGATCTCACCTACCGCATTGAAGGGCGCATCCTGTTCGAGCAGGCAACGCTCTTCCTGCCGGCCAAAACAAAGATGGGCCTTGTCGGGCGCAATGGCACCGGCAAATCGACCCTGTTCCGGCTGATCCGCGGCGAGGCCAGCCCGGAGAGCGGCGATATCCGCATCCAGCCGGGCATGCGCATGGGAAGCGTGGAGCAGGAAGCACCGGGCGGCCCTGTATCCATTATCGATTTCGTGCTGGCCGCCGACACAGAGCGCGCAAGTCTTCTGGCCGAAGCCGAAACCGCCACCGATCCCAATCGCATCGCCGACATCCAGACGCGGCTGGCCGATATCGATGCGCATTCAGCCGAGGCGCGCGCGGGCGCGATCCTGCATGGCCTCGGCTTTTCCAACGAGGAACAGCAGCGCCCCTGCTCGGCCTTCTCCGGCGGCTGGCGCATGCGCGCGGCGCTGGCCGCGACGCTCTTTGCCCGGCCTGATCTTCTGCTGCTCGACGAGCCGACCAACTATCTGGACCTGGAAGGCGCGGTATGGCTGGAAAACTATCTGCAGAAATTTCCCGGCTCGGTGCTGCTGATCTCGCACGACCGGGGACTCCTGAATGCCTCCATCGACATGATCGCGCATCTCAAAGACGCCCGGCTTACCGTCTGGGATGGCGGGTACGACCAGTTTGAAAAGCAGCTCGCCGAGCGCCAGCGCCTGACCATGAAGCTGGTTGAAAAGCAGGAGGATGAGCGCCGCCGCCTGCAAGCCTTTGTCGACCGCTTCAAGGCCAAGGCCACAAAGGCCAGACAGGCCCAGTCGCGCGTGAAGCGGCTGGAGAAGATGCAGCCCGTGGCAACCTCGGTGGCTGATCCGGTGGCCCCTTTCGACCTGCCGATTGCCCCGCGCCGCATGGCCAATCCGCTGGTGCGTCTGGACGGCGCCGCGACCGGCTATGATGAGGATACGATCATCCTCAAAAACATGGATCTGCGCATCGATGTCGATGACCGGATCGGCCTTCTGGGCCGCAATGGCGCGGGCAAATCCACCTTCGCCAAGTTGCTGACCGGGCAGATACCGGTGCTGTCCGGCGCGATGCGCATGCACAAGAAACTGGAGATCGCCCATTTCGCGCAGCACCAGATCGACGCGCTGCATCCCAACACGTCTGCCTACCAGCACATTCTCGAACTGATGCCGGACGCGACCGAGGCCCAGCGCCGCGCGCGCCTCGCCCGATTCGGTCTGCCGGGCGACCGGCAGGAAACGCCCGCCAAAGACCTTTCAGGCGGTGAGAAGGCGCGCCTCTTGATGAACCTCATCAGCTTTCACGGCGCGCATCTGCTGATCCTGGACGAACCGACCAACCATCTGGATATGGATAGCCGCGCCGCCCTGATGGACGCCATCAACACTTATGAGGGCGCGGTGATCCTGATCAGCCATGACCGCCATCTGATCGAGGCGTGTGTGGACCGGCTGTGGATAGCCGAAGGCGGCACCGTAAAGCCCTATGAGGGCGATATGGACGAGTACCGCAAGCAGCTCCTGCGCCCTGAAACCGAGGGCAATGGGCGCGGGAAAGTCAAACCTGATGCCAAGCTGGAGCGCCGCCGCGATGCGGCTGAAGCGCGCTCAAAGCTCAAACCGCTGAAAGCCGAAGCGCTGAAATGGGAGCGCGAGGCAGAACGCCTCAAAGGTGTGCTGGCCACTATCGACAAGGGGCTGTCTGTGCCGGGCCTGTGGGAGAAAGACCCCGGCCTTGCCGCCGAGCTGACGAAGAAGCGCGCCCGCGCCGAAGAGCTTATCGACGCGGCCGAGATGAAATGGCTGGAGGCCGACGAAGCCTACGAGCAGGCGCGCGAGGCGGCGGGCGTGTAG
- the ndk gene encoding nucleoside-diphosphate kinase has translation MALQRTFSIIKPDATKRNLTGKINAMIEDAGLRIIAQKRIHMTKAQAETFYGVHRERPFFNDLVSFMTSGPVVVQVLEGEDAIAKYRTVMGATNPANADEGTIRKMFAESIEANSVHGSDAPETAAEEIAYFFAGLELVG, from the coding sequence ATGGCGCTGCAACGCACCTTCTCCATCATCAAGCCCGACGCCACCAAGCGTAACCTCACCGGCAAGATCAACGCCATGATCGAGGATGCGGGCCTTCGCATCATCGCACAGAAGCGCATCCACATGACCAAGGCGCAGGCCGAGACCTTCTACGGCGTGCACCGTGAACGCCCCTTCTTCAACGATCTGGTGTCCTTCATGACCTCCGGCCCGGTTGTCGTGCAGGTGCTGGAAGGCGAAGACGCCATTGCCAAATACCGCACCGTCATGGGCGCCACCAACCCGGCCAATGCCGATGAAGGCACGATCCGCAAGATGTTCGCCGAATCCATCGAAGCCAATTCCGTGCACGGCTCCGACGCCCCGGAAACGGCCGCCGAAGAGATTGCCTACTTCTTCGCCGGTCTGGAGCTGGTGGGGTAA
- a CDS encoding pepsin/retropepsin-like aspartic protease family protein has protein sequence MLTAFVLGLSLQLSAGTCSDLRVIDGRVWTDITINGAATEALFDSGSEITVVDLALAAQAIHGEAETVEARGTGAATVSAGLVQGVTIGAAGLELADSVIAVMDLADISQRLVGRPVPAILGREVFDASRLAIDFDAGQVCRMDRAAEPDGARRALVSRDGIMAFEITIEGQTVLADFDTGNRGALLLDTTAAEAAGLLDGRAETLRSGGGIGGAVDRRVLEVRSVDVAGAVFDTVDAEIDPRESEAGSANIGLGLLTRFHLIVDFAESAIWLSPREN, from the coding sequence ATGCTTACCGCGTTTGTACTCGGCCTTTCCCTCCAGCTCTCCGCAGGGACGTGCAGCGATCTGCGCGTCATTGACGGCCGGGTCTGGACGGACATCACCATCAATGGCGCCGCCACCGAGGCACTGTTTGATTCCGGCTCGGAAATCACTGTCGTCGATCTCGCCTTAGCTGCGCAGGCCATTCACGGCGAAGCCGAGACGGTCGAGGCCCGTGGCACCGGCGCGGCGACCGTAAGCGCCGGTCTGGTGCAGGGCGTCACTATCGGCGCGGCGGGGCTCGAGCTGGCTGACTCCGTCATTGCCGTCATGGACCTGGCGGATATTTCACAGCGCCTTGTCGGGCGTCCGGTCCCTGCGATACTTGGCCGGGAAGTGTTTGACGCCTCCCGCCTCGCCATTGATTTCGACGCTGGCCAGGTGTGCCGGATGGACCGGGCCGCAGAGCCGGACGGGGCGCGCCGCGCCCTGGTGTCCCGCGACGGCATTATGGCTTTCGAGATCACTATCGAGGGCCAGACGGTTCTGGCTGATTTCGATACCGGAAACAGAGGCGCGCTGCTGCTCGACACGACAGCCGCAGAGGCGGCTGGCCTGCTTGACGGTCGGGCGGAGACACTCCGCTCTGGCGGTGGCATTGGCGGGGCCGTTGACCGGCGCGTGCTGGAAGTGCGCAGCGTGGACGTGGCCGGCGCTGTATTCGACACGGTGGACGCCGAAATTGACCCCCGCGAGAGCGAGGCGGGCAGCGCCAATATCGGCCTTGGCCTGTTGACGCGGTTTCACCTGATTGTCGACTTCGCCGAGAGCGCCATCTGGCTCTCCCCCCGGGAGAACTGA
- a CDS encoding ABC transporter ATP-binding protein, with amino-acid sequence MFRFFESRIDPFPATEPEAPPKTLLGFVAHYTRPVWPWLITLSVLTAILSVFEVVFLGFLGTLVDWLAAADRETLFEEHGAGLIAMAAFILIGFPLLVLFNSLITHQTIFGNFPMLARWLTHRYILGQSMSFFQDEFAGRVSQKVMQTALAVRETVMKVLDIFVYVAVYFVGALVLVGGAEPFLMIPLVLWLAGYLWLLFHFIPRLRDISMKQADARAEMTGRVVDSYTNIQTIKLFAHARREEGYAREAMSGFMGTVYKQMRLVTGLYTLLQTLNAVLLVAVTASTIIAWQMGLVGLGVVAVAVAIVMRIRAMSDWILWETAGLFEAVGTIQDGINTIAQEQAIRDVPGAKPLVVSQGAIRFENITFHYGKESGVIEGLNLDIAPGEKVGLVGRSGVGKSTLVNLLLRFYELEGGRITIDGQDISQVTQDSLRRQIGMVTQDTSLLHRSIRDNIAYGSADAGDDAVMEAARRAQADAFIPDLSDIDGRTGYDAHVGERGVKLSGGQRQRIAIARILLKNAPILVLDEATSALDSEIEAAIQDQLYQLMEGKTVIAIAHRLSTIAMLDRLVVMEGGRIIEQGSHDELLARNGVYAQLWKRQSGGFLNVDADWAVAAK; translated from the coding sequence ATGTTCCGTTTTTTTGAATCCCGCATTGACCCCTTCCCCGCCACCGAGCCGGAAGCGCCGCCCAAAACCCTTCTTGGCTTTGTGGCCCACTACACACGGCCCGTCTGGCCGTGGCTGATCACGCTATCGGTGCTGACCGCGATCCTTTCGGTGTTCGAGGTGGTTTTCCTGGGCTTTCTCGGCACGCTGGTGGACTGGCTGGCGGCGGCTGACCGCGAGACATTGTTTGAGGAGCACGGCGCCGGCCTTATCGCCATGGCGGCCTTCATCCTGATCGGCTTCCCGCTGCTGGTGCTGTTCAACTCGCTCATCACCCACCAGACGATTTTCGGCAATTTCCCGATGCTCGCGCGCTGGCTGACCCACCGCTACATCCTTGGCCAGTCGATGAGCTTCTTTCAGGACGAGTTCGCCGGCCGGGTCAGCCAGAAGGTGATGCAGACCGCGCTCGCCGTGCGCGAGACGGTGATGAAGGTGCTCGACATCTTCGTCTATGTGGCCGTCTATTTCGTCGGCGCGCTGGTGCTGGTCGGCGGAGCCGAACCCTTCCTGATGATCCCGCTCGTGCTGTGGCTGGCAGGCTATCTGTGGCTCCTCTTCCACTTCATTCCGCGCCTGCGCGACATCTCCATGAAACAGGCCGATGCGCGCGCGGAGATGACCGGCCGCGTCGTCGACAGCTACACCAATATCCAGACCATCAAGCTCTTCGCCCATGCCCGCCGCGAGGAAGGCTATGCCCGCGAGGCGATGAGCGGCTTCATGGGCACGGTCTACAAGCAGATGCGCCTGGTTACCGGGCTCTACACGCTGCTGCAGACACTGAACGCGGTGCTGCTGGTGGCCGTGACAGCCTCCACCATCATCGCCTGGCAGATGGGGCTGGTGGGTCTTGGCGTCGTCGCCGTAGCGGTCGCCATTGTCATGCGCATCCGGGCCATGTCCGACTGGATCTTGTGGGAGACGGCGGGCCTGTTCGAAGCGGTCGGCACCATTCAGGACGGCATCAACACCATCGCGCAGGAACAGGCGATTCGGGACGTTCCGGGCGCGAAACCGCTTGTCGTCTCGCAAGGCGCGATCCGCTTTGAAAACATCACCTTCCACTATGGCAAGGAGAGCGGCGTCATCGAGGGGCTGAACCTTGATATCGCGCCCGGCGAGAAGGTGGGCCTTGTGGGCCGGTCGGGCGTTGGCAAGTCCACCCTCGTCAACCTGCTCCTGCGCTTTTACGAACTCGAAGGCGGACGCATCACGATTGACGGGCAGGATATTTCGCAGGTCACGCAAGATTCGCTGCGCCGCCAGATCGGCATGGTGACGCAGGATACCTCGCTTCTGCACCGCTCCATAAGGGACAATATCGCCTATGGCTCGGCTGACGCCGGCGACGATGCTGTGATGGAGGCGGCCCGCCGGGCGCAGGCCGACGCCTTCATCCCGGACCTTTCCGACATTGACGGCCGAACCGGCTATGACGCCCATGTCGGCGAGCGCGGCGTGAAGCTCTCCGGCGGTCAGCGCCAGCGCATCGCGATTGCGCGCATATTGCTCAAGAACGCGCCGATCCTGGTGCTGGACGAGGCCACCTCGGCGCTCGATTCCGAAATCGAGGCCGCGATTCAGGACCAGCTCTACCAGCTGATGGAGGGCAAGACCGTGATCGCCATCGCGCACCGCCTCTCCACCATTGCCATGCTGGACCGGCTGGTGGTGATGGAAGGTGGCCGCATCATCGAACAGGGCAGCCATGACGAGTTGCTGGCGAGAAACGGCGTCTACGCCCAGCTCTGGAAGCGCCAGTCCGGCGGCTTCCTCAACGTGGATGCGGATTGGGCGGTCGCGGCGAAGTAG
- the soxR gene encoding redox-sensitive transcriptional activator SoxR yields MSSMKKVRPVRGLSVGELAARAGVNVSTLHFYETKGLIASSRTSGNQRRYGRDMLRRVAVIRVAQRAGVPLAEIAAALDALPSRRTPNAVDWAKLSAVWKDALEARINALAQLKDELEGCIGCGCLSMTDCPLRNPGDALAKDGPGARLLEG; encoded by the coding sequence ATGTCGTCCATGAAGAAGGTCAGGCCGGTGCGCGGCTTGAGCGTTGGTGAACTGGCCGCTCGCGCCGGTGTCAACGTCTCCACTTTGCACTTTTACGAGACAAAGGGCTTGATCGCCAGCAGCCGGACGAGCGGAAACCAGCGCCGCTATGGCCGCGACATGCTGCGCCGGGTCGCCGTGATCCGCGTGGCCCAGCGCGCCGGTGTGCCGCTGGCGGAAATCGCGGCGGCGCTCGATGCCCTGCCGTCCCGGCGCACGCCCAATGCGGTGGACTGGGCAAAGCTCTCGGCGGTGTGGAAAGACGCGCTGGAGGCGCGCATCAATGCGCTCGCCCAGCTCAAAGACGAGCTGGAGGGCTGTATTGGCTGCGGGTGCCTGTCCATGACGGACTGCCCCTTGCGCAATCCGGGCGATGCGTTGGCCAAGGACGGGCCGGGCGCGAGATTGCTGGAGGGGTAA
- the arfB gene encoding alternative ribosome rescue aminoacyl-tRNA hydrolase ArfB yields the protein MTNDIILDESLITERFVKASGPGGQHVNKTASAVQLRYDVHASALAPAIKQRLIRLAGSRMTQDGVLILHVEDHRSQERNRAEARTRLIRLIRQASRKPKPRIKSRPSLSSIKRRKDAKAKKGQTKALRKKPGLD from the coding sequence ATCACCAACGACATCATCCTTGATGAGAGCCTGATAACCGAGCGCTTCGTGAAAGCCTCCGGGCCGGGTGGTCAGCATGTGAACAAGACCGCCAGCGCGGTGCAGCTTCGCTACGACGTCCATGCCAGCGCCCTCGCCCCCGCCATCAAGCAGCGGCTCATCCGCCTCGCCGGAAGCCGCATGACGCAGGACGGCGTGCTGATACTGCATGTGGAGGATCACCGCTCCCAGGAGCGCAATCGCGCGGAGGCCCGCACGCGGCTGATACGCCTGATCCGGCAGGCCAGCCGCAAGCCGAAACCGCGCATCAAATCCCGGCCGTCCCTGAGCTCGATCAAGCGCCGGAAAGACGCCAAGGCGAAGAAGGGCCAGACCAAGGCGCTCCGGAAAAAACCGGGGCTGGATTAG
- the purN gene encoding phosphoribosylglycinamide formyltransferase: MSGKTPIAVLISGRGSNLQCLIDACMGEDYPARIVAVISNRPDAYGLERAREADIAAIAIDHKAFDTRESFEAALDAALREAGAEFVCLAGFMRILTESFVNRWEGRMINIHPSLLPKFKGVDTHARAIEAGETEHGCTVHWVTPGMDEGPVIAQARVPVLPGDTPETLAARVLVEEHRLYPEALRVALEKA; encoded by the coding sequence ATGAGCGGCAAGACACCGATTGCCGTCCTCATCTCCGGGCGCGGATCGAACCTGCAATGCCTGATCGATGCCTGCATGGGCGAAGACTATCCCGCCCGCATCGTCGCCGTGATCTCCAACCGGCCGGACGCCTATGGGCTGGAGCGCGCGCGAGAGGCGGACATCGCGGCCATCGCCATCGACCACAAGGCCTTTGACACGCGCGAGAGCTTCGAAGCCGCGCTCGATGCCGCCTTGCGTGAAGCGGGCGCAGAGTTCGTCTGCCTGGCTGGCTTCATGCGCATCCTGACGGAAAGCTTCGTGAACCGCTGGGAAGGCCGGATGATCAATATCCACCCCTCCCTGCTGCCGAAATTCAAGGGCGTGGATACCCATGCCCGCGCCATCGAGGCAGGCGAGACCGAACATGGCTGCACCGTCCACTGGGTAACGCCCGGGATGGATGAAGGCCCAGTAATCGCGCAGGCCCGCGTGCCAGTTCTCCCCGGTGATACGCCCGAGACGCTCGCTGCGCGCGTGCTGGTGGAAGAACACCGGCTTTATCCGGAAGCGCTAAGGGTGGCTTTGGAAAAGGCGTAG
- the purM gene encoding phosphoribosylformylglycinamidine cyclo-ligase codes for MASNPPSQGLTYASAGVDIDAGDALVEAIKPLAKSTARPGAAADLGGFGGAFDLKAAGFKDPILVSGTDGVGTKLRLAIDTGIVDTVGIDLVAMCVNDVLAQGAEPLFFLDYFATGKLDPARGAEIVKGIAQGCRLAGCALIGGETAEMPGMYEGEDFDLAGFVVGAAERGHLLPREADMVAGDVLIGLASSGPHSNGYSLVRRVIDHAGLKFDSEAPFAPGRKLGEALLEPTRIYVKSLMPLVRAGKIKGLAHITGGGITENTPRMLPGHLGFEVDYDSFERPAVFRWLENAGGIAESEMRRTFNCGIGMIAAVAAEDAEAVLAALKDAGETAAIIGHLTAK; via the coding sequence GTGGCCAGCAACCCGCCCTCACAAGGCCTCACCTATGCCTCTGCCGGTGTCGACATCGACGCTGGTGACGCCCTCGTAGAGGCCATCAAGCCGCTGGCAAAATCCACCGCCCGGCCCGGCGCGGCGGCAGACCTTGGCGGGTTTGGCGGCGCGTTTGATCTCAAAGCCGCTGGCTTCAAGGACCCGATTCTTGTCTCCGGCACGGATGGGGTCGGCACCAAGCTGCGTCTGGCCATCGATACCGGCATCGTCGACACGGTCGGCATCGATCTCGTTGCCATGTGCGTCAATGACGTGCTGGCGCAGGGCGCGGAACCCTTGTTCTTCCTCGACTATTTCGCCACCGGCAAGCTGGACCCGGCGCGCGGCGCGGAGATCGTGAAAGGCATCGCGCAGGGGTGCCGTCTTGCCGGCTGCGCGCTGATTGGCGGGGAAACGGCCGAAATGCCGGGCATGTATGAGGGCGAGGATTTCGATCTCGCGGGCTTTGTCGTCGGTGCGGCTGAACGCGGCCATCTATTGCCCCGCGAAGCGGATATGGTTGCCGGTGATGTGCTGATCGGGCTGGCCTCCTCCGGCCCGCATTCGAACGGCTATTCGCTTGTGCGCCGCGTGATCGATCATGCAGGCCTGAAATTCGACAGCGAGGCGCCCTTCGCGCCGGGCCGCAAGCTCGGCGAAGCCCTGCTGGAGCCCACCCGCATCTATGTGAAATCCCTGATGCCGCTGGTGCGCGCCGGCAAGATCAAGGGCCTTGCCCATATTACGGGCGGCGGGATCACCGAGAACACGCCGCGCATGCTGCCCGGTCACCTTGGCTTCGAGGTGGATTACGACAGCTTTGAACGCCCCGCCGTCTTCCGCTGGCTGGAGAACGCGGGCGGGATTGCGGAAAGCGAAATGCGCCGCACCTTCAATTGCGGGATCGGCATGATCGCCGCTGTCGCCGCCGAAGACGCCGAGGCCGTGCTGGCAGCGCTGAAAGACGCAGGCGAGACAGCCGCCATCATCGGCCATCTGACCGCGAAATGA